The Candidatus Mycolicibacterium alkanivorans genome contains a region encoding:
- a CDS encoding SDR family NAD(P)-dependent oxidoreductase, producing the protein MSVEIDLTGRSAIVTGAGSGIGREVATLLARAGAKVAAADVNEAAAKETAAIVEQAGGTATAVAVDVRDPALARDAVSATVEQFGGLDILVNNAAAWSVDLFKNLTYEQYQLDIGVTLIGTMVMTKAAYDHMREQKSGTVVNLISDAGRIGEPFLVSYSAAKGGVVGFTKAFAKEAGRYGIRCNAVSPGTTKTPGASALIEKWGGEEKLVTAYPLGRLGEPIDQANAILFFCSDLSSWITGQILSVSGGYSMVD; encoded by the coding sequence ATGTCAGTCGAGATCGACCTGACCGGGCGCTCCGCGATCGTCACCGGCGCGGGCAGCGGAATCGGGCGCGAGGTAGCAACTCTTCTCGCGCGCGCAGGAGCGAAAGTCGCGGCGGCGGATGTCAACGAGGCTGCCGCCAAGGAAACGGCTGCGATCGTCGAACAGGCGGGCGGCACTGCGACCGCTGTCGCGGTGGATGTGCGCGACCCCGCACTCGCCCGCGACGCGGTGAGCGCCACGGTAGAGCAGTTCGGTGGTCTGGACATCCTCGTCAACAACGCCGCGGCGTGGAGTGTGGATCTCTTCAAGAACCTCACCTACGAGCAGTACCAACTCGACATCGGCGTCACTCTGATCGGCACGATGGTGATGACGAAGGCGGCCTACGACCACATGCGTGAGCAGAAATCGGGAACAGTGGTGAATCTGATCTCAGACGCCGGCCGGATCGGCGAACCCTTCCTCGTTTCCTACAGCGCCGCAAAAGGAGGGGTCGTCGGCTTTACGAAGGCCTTCGCCAAGGAAGCCGGCCGTTACGGCATCCGATGCAACGCCGTGTCGCCGGGCACCACGAAGACCCCGGGCGCCAGCGCACTGATCGAGAAGTGGGGTGGTGAGGAGAAGTTGGTCACGGCCTATCCGCTGGGTCGGCTCGGCGAACCCATCGACCAGGCCAACGCGATCCTGTTCTTCTGCTCGGACCTCAGCTCATGGATCACCGGTCAGATCCTCAGCGTCAGCGGTGGCTACAGCATGGTTGACTGA